One stretch of Roseovarius mucosus DNA includes these proteins:
- a CDS encoding replicative DNA helicase has protein sequence MNEISAFNPTGAEIQSAESVPHSIEAEQQLLGAILTNNDVYDRIAAIIGPQHFYDPVHARIFETAAARIAKNNLASPVTLRAFLENDEGLKELGGPAYLAKLAGAAISTFAVRDYAQMIYDLAIRRALIALGHDIAGKAARVNVDSEPKDQIVEAEQKLYQLAEQGQSESGFQSFLKAVTDAVNVANAAYQREGGLAGISTGLVDLDGKLGGLHKSDLLILAGRPSMGKTSLATNIAFNVAKAYRRGTLPDGSEGAVDGGVVGFFSLEMSAEQLAGRVLAEASEISSHKIRQGDMDESEFRRFVEAAKTLESCPLYIDDTAAIPISQLAARARRLKRTHGLDLLIVDYLQLVRGSSDNRVQEIGEISMGLKAIAKELNIPVVALSQLSRQVESREDKRPQLSDLRESGSIEQDADVVMFVFREEYYKEREKPGDHEMDKMAEWQEAMSRLHGKAEVIIGKQRHGPIGTVELSFEAQFTRFGNLVKPWQQGGNADY, from the coding sequence ATGAACGAGATCAGCGCTTTCAATCCGACTGGGGCAGAGATTCAATCCGCTGAAAGCGTGCCGCATTCGATCGAGGCTGAGCAGCAACTCCTCGGTGCGATTCTGACAAATAACGATGTCTATGACCGCATCGCCGCCATTATCGGCCCACAGCATTTCTACGACCCCGTCCATGCCCGTATTTTCGAAACCGCCGCCGCCCGCATCGCCAAGAACAACCTCGCCTCGCCCGTAACCTTGCGCGCGTTCCTCGAAAATGATGAGGGGTTAAAAGAGCTTGGCGGGCCTGCGTATCTTGCCAAACTGGCCGGTGCCGCGATCTCGACCTTCGCCGTGCGCGACTATGCGCAAATGATCTATGATCTGGCGATCCGCCGCGCGCTTATTGCCTTGGGTCATGACATCGCCGGCAAGGCGGCCCGCGTCAATGTCGATAGCGAACCCAAGGATCAAATCGTCGAGGCCGAACAAAAGCTCTACCAATTGGCTGAGCAAGGTCAGTCCGAGAGCGGATTTCAAAGCTTTCTCAAGGCTGTAACAGACGCTGTTAATGTGGCCAACGCCGCCTATCAGCGCGAAGGCGGGTTGGCAGGCATCTCAACCGGGCTGGTCGATCTTGATGGAAAACTGGGCGGGCTGCACAAATCCGACCTTCTCATCCTTGCGGGCCGCCCCTCGATGGGCAAAACGTCGCTCGCGACCAATATCGCCTTTAACGTAGCCAAGGCCTATCGCCGAGGCACGCTGCCCGATGGGTCTGAGGGGGCTGTGGATGGCGGCGTCGTGGGCTTCTTCTCGCTTGAAATGAGCGCCGAACAATTGGCCGGTCGGGTGCTGGCCGAAGCCTCGGAAATCTCCTCGCACAAGATCCGTCAGGGCGACATGGACGAAAGCGAGTTCCGCCGCTTTGTCGAAGCCGCCAAGACACTGGAATCCTGTCCGCTCTATATCGACGATACTGCCGCGATCCCGATTTCACAACTTGCCGCGCGCGCGCGACGGTTAAAGCGCACGCATGGTCTTGATCTCTTGATCGTCGACTACCTGCAACTTGTGCGCGGGTCCTCTGACAACCGGGTGCAGGAGATTGGCGAAATTTCCATGGGGCTCAAGGCAATAGCCAAGGAACTTAACATCCCCGTCGTGGCCCTTTCGCAGTTGTCGCGCCAAGTCGAAAGCCGCGAGGACAAGCGCCCGCAACTCTCGGACCTGCGCGAATCCGGCTCGATCGAACAGGACGCCGATGTCGTGATGTTCGTGTTCCGCGAAGAATATTACAAGGAACGCGAAAAGCCGGGCGATCACGAAATGGATAAGATGGCCGAATGGCAAGAGGCGATGTCGCGCCTGCATGGCAAGGCCGAAGTCATCATCGGCAAACAGCGCCACGGCCCTATCGGTACGGTTGAATTGAGCTTTGAGGCGCAGTTCACCCGCTTTGGCAATCTGGTCAAGCCCTGGCAACAAGGCGGAAACGCCGACTACTGA
- the efp gene encoding elongation factor P encodes MPKINGNEIRPGNVLEHNGHLWAAVKVDHVKPGKGGAFAQVEMKNLRNGSKLNERFRSADKVERVRLEQKDQQFLYEENGKLVFMDAETYEQIELPADLLGERRPFLQDGMTITVEFHESEALHAALPQKVICRIVETEPVVKGQTAANSFKPAILDNGVKVMVPPFVGPDEDIVVNTETMEYSERA; translated from the coding sequence ATGCCCAAGATCAATGGAAACGAAATTCGCCCCGGTAATGTGCTGGAGCATAATGGCCACCTCTGGGCCGCGGTGAAGGTCGATCACGTAAAGCCCGGCAAGGGCGGTGCCTTTGCTCAGGTCGAAATGAAGAACCTGCGCAACGGCTCCAAACTCAACGAACGCTTTCGCAGCGCCGACAAGGTCGAGCGTGTGCGCCTTGAGCAAAAGGATCAGCAGTTTCTCTATGAAGAGAATGGCAAGCTGGTGTTCATGGATGCCGAGACCTATGAGCAGATCGAATTGCCCGCTGACCTTTTGGGGGAACGTCGTCCGTTTCTTCAGGACGGTATGACCATCACGGTTGAATTCCACGAGAGCGAGGCGCTGCACGCCGCGCTGCCGCAAAAGGTGATTTGCCGCATCGTCGAGACTGAGCCCGTCGTGAAGGGGCAGACGGCGGCCAATAGCTTTAAGCCTGCGATCCTCGATAATGGGGTCAAGGTCATGGTGCCGCCCTTTGTTGGACCTGACGAGGATATCGTCGTCAACACCGAGACGATGGAATATTCCGAGCGCGCCTGA
- a CDS encoding DNA-packaging protein: MALPYLFEFWALPHQLPPSGDWRTWVIMGGRGAGKTRAGAEWVRSEVEGARPMDTGRCKRIALVGETIDQVREVMIFGESGILACSPPDRRPEWQATRKRLIWPNGAVAQAFSAHDPEGLRGPQFDGAWVDELAKWKRARETWDMLQFGLRLGEAPRVCVTTTPRNVGVLKDILATPSTVTSSAPTEANRAHLAESFLDEVRARYAGTRLGRQELDGLLIDEAEDALWSPAMLEAARVDTLPEFDRVVVAVDPPVSGHAASDECGIIVVGAITRGPVQDWRAYVLADASVSAASPARWARAVIRARELWGAERVVAEVNQGGDLVEQVIRQVDPLVPLRKVHASRGKVARAEPVAALYEQGRVHHARGLGTLEDQMCAMTARGYEGRGSPDRVDALVWALTDLIVEPASKWVRPRVRGV, encoded by the coding sequence ATGGCCCTGCCCTATCTCTTCGAGTTCTGGGCGCTGCCGCATCAACTGCCGCCCTCGGGCGACTGGCGGACATGGGTGATCATGGGCGGGCGCGGGGCGGGCAAGACCCGCGCCGGGGCCGAATGGGTGCGGTCCGAGGTCGAAGGCGCGCGCCCCATGGATACAGGCCGCTGCAAGCGGATCGCCCTTGTGGGCGAGACGATTGATCAGGTGCGCGAAGTGATGATCTTTGGCGAGAGCGGCATTCTCGCCTGTTCGCCCCCCGACCGCCGCCCCGAATGGCAGGCCACGCGCAAGCGGCTGATCTGGCCCAATGGCGCGGTGGCACAGGCCTTTTCCGCCCATGATCCCGAGGGGCTGCGCGGCCCGCAATTCGACGGAGCCTGGGTGGATGAGCTGGCCAAGTGGAAACGCGCGCGCGAAACTTGGGACATGCTGCAATTCGGTCTGCGGTTGGGCGAAGCGCCGCGCGTCTGCGTCACCACCACGCCGCGCAATGTGGGCGTGCTCAAGGACATCCTTGCCACCCCCAGCACTGTGACCAGCTCCGCCCCCACCGAGGCCAACCGCGCCCATCTCGCCGAGAGCTTCCTTGACGAGGTGCGCGCACGCTATGCAGGCACGCGGCTTGGGCGGCAGGAACTGGACGGCCTGCTGATTGACGAGGCCGAGGATGCGCTCTGGAGCCCAGCCATGCTAGAGGCCGCGCGCGTCGACACCTTGCCCGAATTTGACCGCGTGGTGGTGGCGGTTGATCCTCCGGTTTCGGGCCATGCCGCATCGGATGAATGCGGGATCATTGTGGTCGGGGCCATCACGCGCGGCCCGGTGCAGGACTGGCGCGCCTATGTTCTGGCCGATGCCAGCGTCAGCGCCGCCAGCCCCGCCCGCTGGGCCCGCGCCGTGATCCGCGCACGCGAGCTTTGGGGGGCAGAACGGGTGGTGGCCGAGGTCAATCAGGGCGGCGATCTGGTGGAACAGGTGATCCGGCAGGTCGACCCCCTCGTGCCCCTGCGCAAGGTCCACGCCAGCCGGGGCAAGGTGGCACGGGCAGAGCCGGTGGCAGCGCTTTATGAACAGGGCCGGGTCCATCACGCGCGCGGGCTTGGCACGTTGGAGGATCAGATGTGCGCCATGACCGCACGCGGCTATGAGGGCCGTGGCAGCCCCGACCGCGTCGATGCGTTGGTCTGGGCGCTCACCGATCTCATCGTGGAACCCGCCTCGAAATGGGTCCGCCCAAGGGTGCGCGGGGTCTAA
- a CDS encoding Hint domain-containing protein, whose amino-acid sequence MTSDLAPSDHILPVYTGLDFRVVNGANMGDALSFAAELDLDDVYELQPQARQLRLSLSLAGGAPFKIARGSEVGRPGAQIHLDCCLTLMSGTGRTTEMIVLVEVDDAENMVEVFAMPLAQMRPKTGYALVGIDTENVLQRFAQVACVSFSRGTHITMATGEQRPVETLVCGDMVLTRDDGVRPIRWVGHSTVRAVGDFAPIRISAGALHNENDLLVSPDHRLFIYQRSDALGAGRAEVLVRARHLVNGDTVRRESGGFIDYVQLLFDRHQIIYAEGIAAETLLVDPRTSAALPADLKEALSRQIAGQNAPSHLQFEVGQALLNHPNAADILKRASTR is encoded by the coding sequence ATGACCTCTGATCTTGCCCCGTCCGACCACATCCTGCCCGTGTATACGGGATTGGATTTTCGCGTCGTCAACGGGGCGAACATGGGGGATGCTCTGTCTTTTGCGGCAGAGCTCGACCTCGACGATGTCTATGAGTTGCAGCCGCAAGCGCGGCAGCTTCGCCTCTCGCTTTCTCTGGCAGGGGGGGCACCATTTAAAATCGCTCGCGGCTCCGAGGTTGGTCGACCCGGTGCGCAAATCCATCTCGACTGTTGCCTGACGTTGATGTCGGGCACCGGGCGCACAACCGAAATGATCGTGTTGGTCGAGGTGGATGATGCCGAAAACATGGTAGAGGTTTTTGCCATGCCGCTGGCGCAGATGCGGCCCAAGACCGGCTATGCGCTGGTGGGCATTGACACGGAGAACGTGCTGCAACGTTTTGCTCAGGTGGCGTGCGTGTCGTTCTCGCGGGGCACCCACATCACCATGGCAACGGGGGAACAGCGCCCGGTCGAAACCTTGGTGTGCGGCGACATGGTCCTTACGCGCGATGACGGGGTGCGGCCAATTCGGTGGGTCGGGCATTCGACCGTTCGCGCGGTTGGGGATTTCGCCCCCATTCGGATTTCTGCTGGGGCGTTGCACAATGAAAACGACCTATTGGTCAGCCCCGATCACCGGCTCTTTATCTACCAGCGCTCGGATGCCCTTGGTGCGGGCCGGGCCGAAGTATTGGTGCGCGCCCGGCATCTGGTCAACGGGGATACCGTGCGCCGCGAGAGCGGCGGTTTCATAGATTACGTGCAACTGCTCTTTGACCGGCATCAAATCATCTATGCCGAAGGGATTGCTGCCGAAACTCTGCTGGTCGATCCGCGCACCTCTGCTGCACTGCCCGCCGATCTCAAAGAGGCGCTGAGCCGACAGATTGCAGGCCAGAACGCCCCCAGCCACCTGCAATTCGAGGTGGGGCAAGCGCTGCTCAATCACCCGAATGCGGCGGATATCCTGAAACGGGCGTCAACGCGCTAA
- the trpA gene encoding tryptophan synthase subunit alpha, with amino-acid sequence MTRIDAKFAELKAAGKKAFVSYIMAGDPDYDTSLAVMQGLPAAGVDIIELGVPFTDPMADGPTIQLAGQRALAAGMTLEKTLAMAREFRKGDDSTPIVLMGYYNPIYNRGVDKFLTDAKAAGIDGLIVVDLPPEEDDELCIPASKAGMNFIRLATPTTDDKRLPKVLENTSGFVYYVSITGITGAAAAEAADVAPEVARIKAQTDLPVIVGFGIRTPETAQTIASVADGCVVGSAIVGEIAKGKAVTEVLAFVKGLADGAHRA; translated from the coding sequence ATGACACGTATCGACGCCAAATTCGCAGAGTTGAAGGCCGCCGGTAAAAAGGCGTTCGTTTCCTACATCATGGCGGGCGATCCGGATTATGACACCTCGCTCGCGGTGATGCAGGGGCTGCCTGCTGCGGGGGTGGATATCATCGAATTGGGCGTGCCCTTTACTGATCCGATGGCGGACGGGCCAACCATCCAACTCGCCGGTCAGAGGGCGCTGGCGGCGGGCATGACGCTCGAAAAAACGCTGGCCATGGCGCGCGAGTTTCGTAAAGGCGATGACAGCACGCCCATCGTGCTCATGGGCTATTACAACCCGATCTACAATCGTGGCGTGGACAAGTTCCTGACCGATGCGAAGGCCGCCGGGATCGACGGGCTGATCGTGGTTGATCTGCCCCCCGAAGAGGATGACGAACTCTGCATTCCGGCCAGCAAGGCGGGGATGAACTTCATCCGCCTCGCCACCCCCACAACCGATGACAAACGCCTGCCCAAGGTGCTCGAAAACACCTCTGGCTTTGTTTATTACGTCTCGATCACCGGCATCACCGGGGCAGCGGCGGCAGAGGCGGCGGATGTCGCCCCCGAGGTGGCACGCATCAAGGCTCAGACCGATCTACCGGTGATCGTGGGCTTTGGCATCCGCACACCGGAAACTGCGCAGACGATTGCCAGCGTTGCCGATGGCTGCGTCGTAGGCTCGGCCATCGTGGGCGAGATTGCCAAGGGCAAAGCGGTCACAGAGGTTTTGGCCTTTGTAAAAGGTCTGGCCGACGGGGCACACCGCGCCTGA
- a CDS encoding orotate phosphoribosyltransferase, with protein sequence MIPTTYPPKDEIARLTARMLLEIGAVHFNADTPFTLASGLPSPTYIDCRKLISYPRIRSTLMDFLSITVMREAGFEAFDNIAGGETAGIPFAALVAERMALPMTYVRKKPKGYGRNARIEGAMTEGQRVLLVEDLTTDGGSKLSFVDAIRETGATCGHTAVIFYYGIFPDTKKTLGDHGVALHHLCTWWDVLAEARTQAIFEAATLDAVEDFLRDPRKWQAAHKK encoded by the coding sequence ATGATCCCCACCACCTACCCGCCCAAGGATGAGATCGCCCGTCTGACCGCCCGCATGCTGCTGGAAATCGGCGCAGTGCATTTCAACGCGGACACGCCCTTTACGCTGGCCTCGGGCCTGCCCTCACCCACCTATATCGACTGCCGCAAGTTGATCTCCTATCCGCGCATCCGCAGCACCCTTATGGATTTTCTCTCGATCACCGTGATGCGGGAAGCCGGGTTTGAGGCGTTCGACAATATCGCGGGCGGCGAAACCGCGGGTATTCCCTTTGCGGCCCTTGTCGCCGAGCGTATGGCCCTGCCCATGACCTATGTGCGCAAGAAACCGAAAGGCTATGGGCGCAACGCTCGCATCGAAGGGGCCATGACCGAGGGGCAGCGCGTACTCTTGGTTGAGGATCTCACCACGGATGGCGGCTCAAAGCTCAGCTTTGTGGATGCCATCCGCGAAACCGGGGCCACCTGCGGCCATACGGCGGTGATCTTTTACTACGGCATTTTCCCCGACACCAAGAAAACCCTTGGCGATCACGGCGTGGCCCTGCATCACCTCTGCACGTGGTGGGATGTGTTGGCCGAGGCGCGCACGCAAGCGATTTTCGAGGCCGCTACTCTTGACGCGGTCGAAGATTTCTTGCGCGATCCCCGTAAGTGGCAGGCGGCACACAAGAAATAA
- a CDS encoding sodium:proline symporter, with amino-acid sequence MQALAIIGLFGLVILGSLFVAPRRATIEGFFNGTGTDGRAPGLWVLVLSQVTTWIFARSLMNSAILGYFFGIWGTLAYAAYYGSFLSGGYIVGRLRAGGAGSVQDWLGTHFGAMGKACYNFVIALRLLSEVFANLLVVGLIFAAALPEMGIARDASILIVAVLGLAYSAWGGLSAALRTDVLQMVVFLGVFAVAFVALVISPGFDLGAVLTAPGTSGAWSGQVLLLVALLQVFSYPAHDPVMMDRGFIADPETTRRSFLHAFWISTLCIIGFGFFGIQAGLVGAEYEGELIGTWATMFPAWLFVALLVSLLISALSTLDSALASAARLVVDELKLGQRSLAGGRMAMIAFMVVGTGLTLWGNQTLFDAVAISGTASMFLTPILIIGLVMGRHIALWSYLVAFGAAMFGAVLYFAREADWAVALLPEAHKYEQLLVICVGVLIAGFAAVMMGARRS; translated from the coding sequence ATGCAAGCATTGGCGATTATTGGCCTTTTTGGCCTCGTCATTCTGGGCAGCCTGTTCGTCGCACCGCGTCGCGCCACGATTGAAGGTTTTTTCAACGGCACCGGCACGGATGGCCGAGCGCCAGGTCTTTGGGTGCTGGTCCTAAGCCAGGTCACTACCTGGATTTTCGCTCGTTCTCTGATGAATTCGGCCATTCTGGGGTATTTCTTCGGGATTTGGGGCACGCTGGCCTATGCTGCTTACTACGGCTCTTTCCTGAGCGGCGGCTATATCGTAGGCCGATTGCGTGCAGGTGGCGCGGGCTCTGTGCAGGATTGGCTGGGCACACATTTTGGCGCAATGGGCAAGGCCTGCTACAACTTCGTCATTGCTCTGCGGCTCTTGTCCGAGGTTTTTGCCAATCTGCTGGTGGTGGGGCTGATCTTTGCCGCAGCCCTGCCTGAAATGGGCATCGCGCGCGACGCCTCTATCCTGATCGTCGCGGTGCTTGGGTTGGCCTATAGCGCTTGGGGCGGGCTAAGCGCGGCGCTGCGCACCGATGTGTTGCAGATGGTGGTATTCTTGGGCGTTTTCGCGGTTGCCTTTGTAGCGCTCGTGATCAGCCCCGGCTTTGACCTTGGGGCCGTGCTGACCGCGCCGGGCACTTCCGGTGCCTGGAGTGGCCAAGTTCTTTTGCTGGTGGCGCTGTTGCAGGTGTTCTCTTACCCCGCACATGACCCGGTGATGATGGATCGTGGCTTTATCGCCGATCCCGAGACAACGCGCCGCTCTTTCCTGCATGCCTTCTGGATCTCTACGCTCTGTATCATTGGCTTTGGCTTTTTCGGCATTCAGGCTGGATTGGTCGGGGCGGAATATGAGGGCGAGTTGATTGGCACTTGGGCCACGATGTTCCCGGCATGGCTTTTTGTGGCGTTGCTCGTGTCACTGCTTATTTCAGCTCTCAGCACGCTCGATTCAGCACTGGCCAGTGCCGCGCGGCTTGTGGTGGACGAGCTGAAACTGGGGCAGCGGTCGCTTGCGGGTGGGCGCATGGCAATGATCGCGTTCATGGTGGTTGGCACCGGTCTGACCCTATGGGGAAATCAGACGCTGTTCGACGCTGTAGCCATCAGCGGCACGGCCAGCATGTTTCTGACACCTATTCTGATCATTGGGCTGGTGATGGGGCGTCACATCGCACTCTGGTCCTATCTGGTGGCTTTTGGTGCGGCGATGTTCGGTGCCGTGCTCTACTTCGCGCGCGAAGCCGACTGGGCCGTTGCGCTACTGCCAGAGGCCCATAAATACGAGCAGCTGTTGGTCATCTGCGTGGGGGTGTTGATCGCTGGCTTTGCCGCGGTGATGATGGGCGCTCGACGCAGCTGA
- the ychF gene encoding redox-regulated ATPase YchF gives MGFKMGIVGLPNVGKSTLFNALTRTAAAQAANFPFCTIEPNVGEVAVPDARLDKLAQIAGSKQIIPTRMTFVDIAGLVKGASKGEGLGNQFLANIRETDAIAHVLRCFEDGDVTHVEGRVDPVADADTIETELMLSDLESVEKRRAGLQRKLKGGDKEAAQAERLLAAAQAALEEGRPARTVEVDAEDIKAWKMLQLLTAKPVLYVCNVDEGNAATGNTHSEAVAKMAAEQGAASVVISAQIEEEISKLEPEEAEMFLTEMGLEEAGLDRLIRAGYGLLHLETYFTVGPKEARAWTIPAGTPAPKAAGVIHGDFERGFIRAETIAYDDFVTLGGEQKAKDAGKMRSEGKSYVVKDGDVLHFLFNT, from the coding sequence ATGGGCTTTAAAATGGGAATCGTGGGCCTGCCCAATGTTGGCAAATCCACGCTCTTTAATGCGCTCACCCGCACGGCTGCGGCGCAGGCGGCGAACTTTCCCTTTTGCACGATCGAGCCGAATGTGGGCGAGGTGGCCGTGCCTGATGCGCGGCTGGACAAATTGGCGCAGATTGCCGGATCCAAGCAGATCATCCCGACGCGCATGACCTTTGTGGACATTGCCGGGCTGGTCAAAGGGGCGTCCAAAGGCGAGGGGCTGGGCAATCAGTTTTTGGCCAATATCCGCGAGACGGATGCGATTGCCCATGTGCTGCGCTGCTTTGAGGATGGCGATGTGACCCATGTGGAGGGGCGCGTTGATCCGGTGGCGGATGCCGATACGATCGAGACCGAATTGATGCTGTCTGATCTTGAGTCGGTTGAAAAGCGGCGCGCAGGCCTGCAACGCAAGCTCAAGGGCGGCGATAAAGAGGCGGCACAGGCTGAGCGGCTCTTGGCCGCAGCGCAGGCCGCGCTGGAAGAGGGACGCCCGGCGCGCACGGTTGAGGTGGATGCCGAAGACATTAAAGCATGGAAAATGCTGCAACTTTTGACCGCCAAGCCGGTGCTCTATGTCTGCAACGTGGATGAGGGGAATGCCGCGACCGGCAATACCCATTCTGAGGCGGTGGCAAAGATGGCTGCTGAACAGGGCGCGGCCTCAGTTGTGATTTCTGCGCAGATCGAAGAGGAAATCTCCAAGCTCGAGCCGGAAGAAGCGGAGATGTTTCTAACCGAGATGGGGCTGGAAGAGGCGGGGCTGGATCGGCTGATCCGGGCGGGCTATGGTCTCTTGCATCTTGAGACGTATTTCACCGTCGGGCCCAAAGAGGCGCGCGCCTGGACCATTCCGGCAGGCACGCCAGCCCCCAAGGCGGCGGGCGTGATCCACGGCGATTTCGAGCGCGGATTCATCCGGGCCGAGACGATTGCCTATGACGATTTCGTGACACTTGGCGGCGAGCAAAAGGCCAAGGACGCGGGCAAGATGCGGTCTGAGGGCAAGAGCTATGTCGTCAAGGATGGCGACGTTTTGCACTTTCTCTTCAACACCTGA
- the truA gene encoding tRNA pseudouridine(38-40) synthase TruA translates to MPRYALRIEYDGAPFAGWQRQVDHPSVQGAVEAALARIEPGSHTIAAAGRTDAGVHAIAQVAHCDLTREWGTFRLSEALNYHLKPLPVAITACVRVAEDWHARFSANERRYLFRVMSRRAPVTLDRGRVWHVRPKLDIEAMRAGAQHLIGMHDFTTFRSTICQAASPIKTLDAIEISEHESAMGPEIHFRLRARSFLHNQVRSIVGTLERVGAGSWHPDEVRAALNARDRAACGPVCPPHGLYLAGVSYPQDPFAAQD, encoded by the coding sequence ATGCCCCGATATGCCCTCCGGATCGAATATGATGGCGCGCCCTTTGCCGGATGGCAGCGGCAGGTCGATCACCCCTCTGTGCAAGGTGCCGTCGAGGCGGCGCTCGCGCGGATTGAACCGGGGTCCCATACCATCGCCGCCGCCGGGCGCACGGATGCAGGCGTGCACGCGATTGCCCAGGTGGCGCATTGCGACCTGACACGGGAATGGGGCACGTTTCGCCTTTCAGAGGCGCTCAACTATCACCTCAAACCTTTGCCCGTGGCGATTACGGCCTGCGTGCGTGTCGCTGAAGACTGGCACGCAAGGTTTTCCGCAAACGAGCGGCGCTATCTTTTTCGCGTCATGTCGCGGCGCGCCCCTGTTACGTTGGACCGAGGCCGGGTTTGGCATGTGCGCCCAAAGCTCGATATCGAGGCGATGCGCGCAGGCGCACAACATCTGATCGGGATGCATGATTTCACCACTTTCCGCTCGACCATTTGTCAGGCGGCAAGCCCAATCAAGACATTGGACGCCATTGAGATTTCGGAGCACGAGAGCGCCATGGGCCCCGAGATCCATTTCCGCCTGCGCGCCCGGTCGTTTCTGCACAATCAAGTCCGCAGTATCGTGGGCACGTTGGAGCGTGTGGGCGCGGGGTCTTGGCATCCCGATGAGGTGCGCGCCGCACTGAACGCACGCGACCGCGCCGCCTGTGGCCCGGTGTGCCCCCCTCATGGCCTCTATCTGGCTGGGGTCAGCTATCCGCAAGACCCGTTCGCCGCGCAAGATTAG
- a CDS encoding SDR family oxidoreductase, producing MDLGIKGKRALVCAASKGLGLGSARALAEAGVDLVINARGGEALEAAATAIRADFDVTVQTVAADITSEAGRAAVLDVAQDVDILVNNAGGPPPGLWSDWDREDFIRALDANMLTPIALIKALVPGMMARGWGRVVNITSQSVKAPIPALGLSNSARAGLTGYVAGTSRQVAGSGVTINNLLPGIHATDRAKALDEGVAKAQGISMEEAKARRCASIPAGRYGTAQEFGAACAFLCSQHAGFIVGQNILLDGGGVNATL from the coding sequence ATGGATCTGGGGATCAAGGGGAAACGGGCGTTGGTCTGCGCCGCGTCCAAAGGCTTGGGATTGGGCTCTGCGCGCGCATTGGCCGAGGCAGGGGTCGATCTGGTGATCAACGCACGCGGCGGCGAGGCGCTCGAGGCGGCAGCAACGGCCATTCGTGCGGATTTCGACGTTACCGTTCAGACGGTCGCAGCCGACATTACCTCAGAGGCCGGTCGCGCAGCAGTGCTTGACGTGGCGCAAGACGTGGACATTCTCGTCAACAATGCCGGAGGACCGCCGCCGGGTCTGTGGTCTGATTGGGACCGCGAGGATTTTATCCGAGCACTCGACGCCAATATGCTGACCCCTATCGCGCTGATAAAGGCCTTGGTCCCCGGAATGATGGCGCGGGGCTGGGGCCGTGTGGTCAACATTACCTCGCAATCGGTCAAGGCGCCGATCCCGGCGCTAGGTCTTAGCAATTCGGCGCGCGCAGGCCTGACAGGCTATGTCGCGGGCACGTCACGGCAAGTGGCTGGCAGCGGCGTCACGATCAACAACCTGCTACCGGGTATCCATGCCACGGATCGCGCCAAAGCACTGGATGAAGGCGTGGCCAAAGCACAAGGGATCAGCATGGAGGAGGCAAAGGCGCGCCGCTGTGCCAGCATTCCCGCTGGGCGCTATGGCACGGCGCAGGAATTTGGCGCGGCTTGTGCCTTTCTCTGTAGCCAGCATGCGGGTTTTATCGTGGGACAAAACATCCTGCTAGATGGCGGCGGCGTCAACGCAACGCTCTGA